In a genomic window of Leifsonia xyli subsp. cynodontis DSM 46306:
- the gyrA gene encoding DNA gyrase subunit A, whose product MTDEENAGAAFGIHGKIDQVDLQSEMQRSYLDYAMSVIIGRALPEVRDGLKPVHRRVIYAMFDGGYRPDKAFSKCARVVGDVMGQFHPHGDSAIYDALVRLVQPWSLRYPLALGQGNFGSPGNDGAAAPRYTETKMAPLALEMVRDIDEDTVDFQDNYDGRTQEPSVLPSRFPNLLVNGSVGIAVGMATNIPPHNLREVAEGALWHLAHPEASREELLEELIKRIKGPDFPTGAQILGVKGIQDTYRTGRGSITMRAVVSIEEIQGRVCLVVTELPYQVNPDNLAIKIAELVKDGRVGGIADIRDETSGRTGQRLVIVLKRDAVAKVVLNNLYKHTQLQENFGANMLAIVDNVPRTLAIDGFITAWVDHQIEVIVRRTRFRLRKAEERAHILRGYLKALDALDEVIALIRRSATVDEAREGLKSLLEVDDIQADAILAMQLRRLAALERQKIIDEHGEIERQIIEFKAILADSNRQRSIVSEELTEIVDRFGDDRRTEIMLGFDGDMSIEDLIPEEEMVLTVTRGGYIKRTRSDNYRSQHRGGKGVKGAQLRGEDVVDHFFVTTTHHWLLFFTNKGRVYRAKAYEVQEAGRDAKGQHVANLLALQPDEEIAEILDIRDYEAAQYLVLATRDGLIKKTALREYDTNRSGGIIAIKLRDEDELVSALLVQEDSDLLLVSRKGMSIRFTATDEAMRPMGRSTSGVIGMHFRGGDSLLDASVVSDEGYVFVVTEGGYAKRTAADQYRLQNRGGLGIKVAKLSDDRGDLVGSLIVEEDDEVLVVLASGKVVRSAVAEVPAKGRDTMGVVFARFAETDKIIALAKNTERNLDSQVTDADSSADTETVTGEDAGDGGKEETVDEQ is encoded by the coding sequence GTGACCGACGAAGAGAACGCCGGCGCCGCTTTCGGCATCCACGGCAAGATCGACCAGGTCGACCTGCAATCGGAGATGCAGCGCTCGTACCTCGACTACGCCATGAGCGTGATCATCGGCCGCGCGCTGCCGGAGGTCCGAGACGGGCTGAAGCCGGTTCATCGACGCGTGATCTACGCCATGTTCGACGGTGGATACCGGCCCGACAAGGCGTTCTCGAAGTGCGCGCGCGTCGTGGGCGATGTGATGGGGCAGTTCCACCCGCACGGCGACTCCGCGATCTATGACGCCCTCGTGCGGCTGGTGCAGCCGTGGAGCCTCCGCTATCCGCTCGCGCTCGGTCAGGGCAACTTCGGCTCACCGGGCAATGACGGCGCGGCCGCCCCTCGGTACACCGAGACCAAGATGGCCCCGCTCGCCCTGGAGATGGTCAGGGACATCGACGAGGACACCGTCGACTTCCAGGACAACTACGACGGTCGCACGCAAGAGCCTTCGGTGCTCCCCAGCCGCTTCCCGAACCTGCTGGTCAACGGCTCGGTCGGCATCGCGGTCGGCATGGCCACCAACATCCCGCCGCACAACCTCCGCGAGGTCGCCGAGGGCGCGCTCTGGCATCTCGCCCACCCGGAGGCTTCCCGCGAGGAGCTCCTGGAGGAGCTGATCAAGCGGATCAAGGGACCGGATTTCCCGACCGGCGCTCAGATCCTCGGCGTCAAGGGCATTCAGGACACCTACCGCACCGGCCGCGGCTCCATCACGATGCGGGCCGTCGTGAGCATCGAGGAGATCCAGGGCCGGGTGTGCCTGGTCGTCACGGAACTCCCTTACCAGGTCAACCCGGACAACCTCGCGATCAAGATCGCCGAGCTCGTGAAGGACGGCCGTGTCGGCGGAATCGCGGACATCCGCGACGAGACCTCCGGCCGCACCGGTCAGCGCCTGGTCATCGTGCTCAAGCGAGACGCTGTAGCCAAGGTCGTGCTGAACAACCTCTACAAGCACACCCAGCTGCAGGAGAATTTCGGCGCGAACATGCTGGCGATCGTGGACAATGTTCCGCGTACGCTTGCGATCGACGGCTTTATCACCGCATGGGTGGACCACCAGATCGAGGTCATCGTCCGCCGCACCCGCTTCCGGCTGCGCAAGGCGGAAGAGCGGGCGCATATCCTGCGGGGTTATCTCAAGGCGCTCGATGCGCTGGATGAGGTGATCGCCCTCATCCGCCGGTCGGCGACCGTGGACGAAGCACGCGAAGGGCTGAAGTCGCTCCTGGAGGTGGATGACATCCAGGCCGACGCGATCCTGGCGATGCAGTTGCGCCGCCTAGCCGCGCTCGAACGCCAGAAGATCATCGACGAGCACGGCGAGATCGAGCGTCAGATCATCGAGTTTAAGGCGATTTTGGCGGATTCTAACCGTCAGCGCTCCATCGTCAGCGAGGAGCTGACCGAGATCGTCGACCGCTTCGGCGACGACCGCCGCACCGAGATCATGCTCGGCTTCGACGGCGACATGAGCATCGAAGATCTGATCCCCGAAGAGGAGATGGTCCTCACCGTCACCCGCGGCGGATACATCAAACGCACGCGAAGCGACAACTACCGCTCCCAGCATCGTGGCGGGAAGGGCGTCAAAGGCGCGCAGCTGCGCGGTGAGGATGTGGTCGACCACTTCTTCGTCACCACAACGCACCACTGGCTCCTCTTCTTCACGAACAAGGGCCGTGTCTACCGTGCGAAAGCCTACGAAGTCCAGGAGGCCGGCCGCGACGCGAAGGGCCAGCACGTCGCCAACCTGCTCGCGTTGCAGCCGGACGAGGAGATCGCGGAGATTCTGGACATCCGCGATTACGAGGCCGCCCAGTATCTCGTGCTCGCCACCCGGGATGGACTGATCAAGAAGACGGCGCTCCGCGAGTACGACACCAACCGCTCCGGTGGCATCATCGCGATCAAGCTGCGTGACGAGGACGAACTCGTCTCCGCGCTGCTGGTGCAGGAGGATTCCGACCTTCTGCTCGTCTCCCGCAAGGGCATGTCGATCCGGTTCACCGCGACCGATGAGGCGATGCGACCGATGGGGCGCTCGACCTCCGGTGTGATCGGGATGCACTTCCGCGGCGGCGACAGTCTGCTGGATGCGTCGGTCGTCTCCGACGAGGGGTACGTCTTCGTGGTCACTGAAGGCGGCTATGCGAAGCGCACCGCCGCCGACCAGTACCGCCTCCAGAACCGTGGCGGACTCGGTATCAAGGTCGCCAAGCTGAGCGACGATCGGGGAGATCTGGTGGGCTCCCTCATCGTGGAGGAAGACGACGAGGTCCTTGTGGTTCTTGCTAGTGGCAAAGTGGTACGCTCTGCCGTGGCCGAGGTACCCGCCAAGGGCCGCGACACGATGGGTGTCGTCTTTGCGCGCTTCGCTGAGACCGACAAGATCATCGCTTTGGCGAAAAACACCGAACGCAACCTCGATTCCCAGGTAACTGATGCAGACTCGTCTGCCGACACGGAAACGGTCACCGGGGAGGACGCTGGTGACGGCGGGAAGGAAGAAACCGTAGATGAGCAGTAG
- a CDS encoding DNA cytosine methyltransferase, giving the protein MSTVSPFSSETAVPLRSVDLFSGAGGLTYGLTSRGFDVCLGSDVWKPAAETYRANFPGHTFAEADVRDLSAADLIAASGGTQPDLVAGGPPCQGFSSAGARSMNDERNTLVGWYSRLAAEVRPPAIVFENVEGFLTASEGKYVVDLLDPLIEAGYVIRLEKLNVANFGVPQLRKRVLVIAALGRVPQQMLPTNSALGAPGAWRVGHGLPPTVTAAEALAKVSTSRSDPLAVVREPGELELARIRALEQGKTMRDLPEHLQHRSWAARANRRVRDGMPTERRGGAPIGLRRLRADEPSKGITGAAMREFVYPSRDRTLTLREAAALQTFPDAFRFIGTKADVATMIGNAIPPKFAAELASAVQATVAQPLDSLDPGIIDFRSTNAEAMSPALAPVVKMVDQRYRVAKSALALF; this is encoded by the coding sequence ATGTCCACCGTCTCACCCTTTTCATCTGAGACAGCAGTTCCCCTCCGGTCGGTCGATTTGTTCTCCGGTGCCGGGGGCTTGACCTATGGGCTGACCAGCAGAGGCTTCGATGTATGCCTGGGCTCTGATGTGTGGAAGCCTGCGGCCGAGACGTATCGGGCGAATTTTCCGGGCCACACCTTCGCAGAGGCGGATGTGCGCGACCTCTCGGCTGCAGACCTGATCGCTGCCAGCGGCGGTACGCAACCCGATCTCGTCGCAGGCGGGCCACCCTGCCAGGGTTTCTCTTCGGCAGGGGCACGCTCTATGAACGACGAGCGCAACACATTAGTGGGATGGTACTCACGGTTGGCCGCTGAGGTTCGGCCGCCCGCTATTGTCTTTGAGAATGTCGAAGGATTCCTCACAGCCTCGGAAGGAAAATACGTCGTCGATCTGCTCGACCCACTCATTGAGGCAGGCTATGTCATACGCCTTGAGAAGCTCAATGTGGCTAACTTCGGCGTTCCTCAGCTGCGTAAGCGCGTGCTCGTTATCGCTGCGCTCGGGCGCGTTCCACAGCAAATGCTACCGACGAACAGCGCGTTAGGCGCTCCCGGTGCCTGGAGGGTGGGCCATGGTCTCCCTCCCACTGTGACTGCTGCGGAAGCGCTTGCGAAAGTCTCCACGAGTCGGAGTGATCCCTTGGCTGTCGTCCGAGAGCCCGGTGAGCTTGAGCTGGCTCGAATTCGAGCCCTTGAGCAGGGTAAGACGATGCGCGATCTTCCCGAACATTTGCAGCATCGGAGTTGGGCAGCGCGGGCAAACCGTCGTGTTCGCGATGGGATGCCAACGGAGCGTCGTGGTGGCGCCCCCATCGGTCTGCGTCGATTGCGAGCGGATGAGCCCTCCAAGGGGATCACAGGTGCTGCAATGCGAGAGTTCGTCTATCCCTCAAGGGATCGGACACTCACGCTCCGTGAGGCGGCGGCGCTTCAGACTTTCCCCGACGCGTTCAGGTTCATCGGTACAAAAGCGGATGTGGCCACGATGATCGGCAATGCGATCCCTCCGAAGTTTGCTGCGGAACTGGCCTCAGCAGTGCAGGCTACAGTGGCACAGCCTTTGGATTCCTTAGATCCCGGAATCATCGACTTTCGAAGCACGAACGCTGAAGCGATGAGCCCAGCGCTCGCCCCTGTCGTCAAAATGGTTGACCAGCGTTACAGGGTCGCAAAGTCCGCGCTCGCACTCTTCTAG
- a CDS encoding NUDIX hydrolase: protein MDIRIAAYSVIVDGDRILLAHWNERGRSGWTLPGGGIEPGEDPVDAVVREIAEETGFEAETEELLGLDSKVIPAEERFALRSGPLHALRIVYRARVIGGILTNEVGGSTDEAAWFPLDGIPSHRVDLVDAALSMAGLTRG from the coding sequence GTGGATATCAGGATCGCTGCCTATAGCGTCATCGTGGACGGGGACCGTATTCTGCTCGCCCACTGGAACGAGCGCGGCCGATCGGGGTGGACGCTCCCCGGTGGCGGCATCGAACCGGGTGAGGACCCGGTGGACGCTGTGGTGCGCGAGATCGCAGAGGAGACCGGCTTCGAGGCCGAAACGGAGGAACTCCTCGGCCTCGACTCCAAGGTCATCCCGGCCGAGGAGCGGTTCGCACTGCGCTCAGGACCCCTCCACGCGCTCCGGATCGTCTACCGGGCCAGGGTGATCGGCGGCATCCTCACCAACGAAGTCGGCGGTTCCACCGATGAAGCGGCGTGGTTTCCGCTCGACGGCATACCGAGCCACCGCGTCGACCTGGTCGACGCAGCTCTCAGCATGGCCGGGCTGACCCGCGGATGA
- a CDS encoding DUF3566 domain-containing protein, which yields MSSSVAEKLAKKSSRRPASAKQVRLKLVYIDFWSTVKLSFLAGICLAIIAIVGTFLIWTVLDRTGIFDQINSLVKDVSGAGGGDLRSVLGLGQMMGFAFVVAILDVVVVTALGAVFALLYNLSVKITGGLLVGFTNN from the coding sequence ATGAGCAGTAGCGTCGCCGAGAAGCTCGCGAAGAAGTCGTCGCGACGACCCGCATCCGCCAAGCAGGTGCGGCTCAAGCTCGTTTACATCGATTTCTGGTCGACCGTGAAGCTCTCCTTCCTCGCCGGGATCTGTCTGGCGATCATCGCGATCGTCGGGACGTTCCTCATTTGGACCGTGCTCGACCGTACGGGGATCTTCGACCAGATCAACAGCCTGGTGAAGGACGTCTCCGGCGCGGGTGGCGGAGACCTGCGCTCCGTTCTCGGTCTGGGGCAGATGATGGGCTTTGCGTTCGTCGTGGCCATCCTGGACGTCGTCGTGGTCACAGCCCTCGGTGCCGTGTTCGCCCTCCTCTACAACCTGTCGGTGAAGATCACCGGCGGGCTCCTCGTGGGCTTCACCAACAACTGA
- a CDS encoding restriction endonuclease, protein MALTTAQSAAYTMLRQTSSSGQAVSLSEDAVRGLIFIAASELGLGDVVDIPRAGVPNLYDPEFTADFALDGEDPRVLFERVIRANPEAETFIACAAAIHKARLKYQRVLSSQPLDSMDQVAPRGLLQYGQMTPHSLATMLVWRKWLYDLDNRAAQETGYLFEPVIAGAIGGVPYSAAKSPVRRESGKGGRQVDSLKERRAYEIKLRMTIAASGQGRWGEELLFPTEARMSGYVPVLVVLDPTPNPKLDELVRAFTSNGGEAYLGDEAWNHLKTEAGPEMAVFLERYIREPLDDIYRALDGGPLPALSLTDRGNDIDIAVGRSVITIRRDKAEISSESLDAIPDEGGDFLPGVD, encoded by the coding sequence ATGGCTTTGACAACGGCACAATCAGCCGCATACACCATGCTGCGTCAGACGTCATCGTCGGGGCAAGCGGTCTCCCTGTCGGAGGACGCAGTTCGAGGATTGATCTTTATCGCTGCGTCCGAATTGGGGCTTGGGGATGTGGTTGACATCCCTCGTGCGGGGGTGCCGAACTTATACGATCCAGAGTTCACTGCGGACTTCGCATTGGACGGTGAAGATCCGCGTGTGCTCTTCGAGCGCGTCATTCGCGCAAACCCTGAGGCGGAGACGTTTATCGCTTGCGCTGCCGCTATCCACAAGGCACGCTTGAAATATCAGCGCGTTCTGTCCAGTCAGCCCCTCGATTCGATGGATCAAGTCGCCCCGAGAGGCCTCCTCCAGTACGGTCAGATGACACCGCACTCGCTGGCGACAATGCTCGTGTGGCGAAAATGGCTTTATGATTTGGACAATAGAGCTGCGCAAGAAACGGGATACCTCTTCGAGCCCGTCATTGCCGGGGCAATTGGCGGTGTCCCCTATTCGGCAGCGAAGAGTCCGGTGCGACGGGAATCCGGCAAGGGAGGCCGCCAGGTCGACAGCCTCAAGGAGCGACGCGCATACGAGATCAAGTTGCGAATGACGATCGCGGCAAGCGGCCAGGGCCGCTGGGGCGAAGAACTGCTGTTTCCCACCGAAGCGAGAATGTCGGGATATGTTCCTGTCCTTGTCGTTCTCGATCCCACTCCGAATCCAAAGCTCGACGAGTTGGTCCGTGCTTTCACGTCCAATGGTGGCGAAGCCTATCTTGGCGATGAAGCGTGGAACCACCTCAAGACCGAGGCAGGGCCAGAGATGGCTGTCTTCTTGGAGAGGTACATACGCGAGCCACTCGATGACATCTATCGCGCGCTCGATGGTGGCCCGCTGCCTGCTCTGTCGCTCACAGACAGAGGAAATGACATCGATATTGCGGTGGGCCGGTCCGTGATCACGATTCGCAGAGACAAAGCCGAGATTTCGTCTGAAAGCCTCGACGCCATCCCGGATGAAGGCGGCGATTTCCTTCCGGGGGTCGACTGA